Proteins found in one Mangifera indica cultivar Alphonso chromosome 15, CATAS_Mindica_2.1, whole genome shotgun sequence genomic segment:
- the LOC123198264 gene encoding cytochrome P450 85A-like, with the protein MAVFMVILALIFFMLSACTALLKWNELRYRKKGLPPGTMGWPIFGETTEFLKQGPNFMKNQRARYGTVFKSHILGCPTIVSMDPELNKYILMNESKGLVPGYPQSMLDILGKCNIAAVTGSSHKYMRGALLALISPTMIKDQLLPKIDAFMRSHLGHWDNNIINLQDKTKEMALLSSLKQIASVESSLISQKFMPEFFKLVLGTLSLPIDLPGTNYRQGLDARKNIVSMLRQLIEQRRVSQETHKDMLGYLMRSDENRYKLSDEEIIDQIITILYSGYETVSTTSMMAVKYLHDHPRVLQELREEHLAIRERKRPEDPIEWNDLKSMRFTRAVIFETSRLATIVNGVLRKTTKEMELNGYVIPEGWRIYVYTREINYDPYLHPDPLVFNPWRWLDKGLEPQNYLFIFGGGTRQCPGKELGIAEISTFLHYFVTSYRWNEVGGDKLMKFPRVEAPNGLHIRVLSY; encoded by the exons ATGGCTGTTTTCATGGTGATTCTTGCTCTCATCTTCTTCATGCTTTCTGCTTGCACTGCTTTGTTGAAATGGAATGAGCTCAGATACAGAAAGAAAGGTCTTCCTCCTGGTACAATGGGTTGGCCTATTTTTGGTGAGACTACTGAGTTTCTTAAACAAGGTCCAAACTTCATGAAAAACCAGAGAGCAAG GTATGGCACTGTTTTCAAATCCCACATTCTGGGTTGTCCTACAATTGTGTCAATGGATCCAGAGCTGAACAAATACATCTTAATGAATGAATCAAAAGGCCTGGTTCCTGGCTACCCTCAATCCATGCTTGATATCTTAGGCAAATGTAACATTGCAGCCGTTACTGGCTCCAGCCACAAATACATGAGAGGAGCATTGCTTGCTCTCATCAGTCCCACCATGATCAAAGACCAGCTTTTGCCAAAAATCGATGCCTTCATGAGAAGCCATCTCGGTCATTGGGATAACAATATCATTAACTTACAAGACAAAACCAAGGAG ATGGCGCTTCTTTCTTCACTTAAGCAGATTGCCAGTGTGGAATCTAGCTTGATATCTCAGAAATTCATGCCTGAGTTCTTTAAGTTGGTTTTGGGAACTCTGTCGCTGCCAATAGACCTGCCTGGCACAAACTATCGTCAAGGGTTAGAT GCAAGGAAAAATATTGTATCCATGTTGAGACAGTTGATAGAACAGAGAAGAGTTTCTCAAGAGACCCACAAAGACATGCTTGGTTACCTAATGAGAAGTGATGAAAATAGATACAAATTAAGTGATGAAGAGATTATAGATCAAATAATCACTATTTTGTACTCTGGTTATGAGACTGTGTCCACTACTTCAATGATGGCTGTCAAGTATCTCCATGATCATCCAAGAGTCCTTCAAGAGCTAAGA GAAGAACATTTGGCAATCAGAGAAAGGAAAAGGCCAGAGGATCCAATTGAATGGAATGACCTTAAATCAATGAGATTCACTAGAGCG GTGATCTTTGAGACCTCAAGATTAGCTACAATTGTTAATGGGGTTCTGAGGAAAACCACAAAAGAAATGGAACTCAATG GATATGTCATTCCAGAGGGATGGAGAATTTATGTATATACGAGAGAGATAAACTATGACCCTTACTTACATCCAGATCCATTAGTCTTCAACCCCTGGAGATGGCTG GATAAGGGTTTGGAGCCTCAAAACTATTTGTTTATCTTTGGTGGGGGCACCAGGCAATGCCCTGGAAAGGAGCTTGGAATAGCGGAAATTTCAACTTTCCTTCACTACTTTGTAACAAGCTACAG GTGGAATGAAGTTGGAGGAGATAAACTAATGAAGTTTCCAAGAGTTGAAGCTCCAAATGGACTGCACATTAGAGTCTTATCTTACTGA
- the LOC123198254 gene encoding uncharacterized protein LOC123198254, translating to MGPWMKPEVYPLLGAMTFVTGICIFQLTRSMLLNPDVKINKAHRKMGVLENQEEGEKYAEHGLRKFLRTRPPEIMPSINDFFSKDK from the exons ATGGGGCCTTGGATGAAGCCAGAG GTTTATCCTCTTTTGGGAGCCATGACATTTGTTACTGGTATCTGCATCTTTCAGCTTACCAGGAGCATGCTGCTAAACCCTGATGTCAA AATAAACAAGGCTCATCGGAAAATGGGAGTGCTTGAGAACCAGGAGGAAGGAGAAAAGTATGCAGAGCATGGCCTGAGAAAGTTCCTCAGAACCAGACCTCCTGAAATTATGCCTTCTATAAATGACTTCTTCTCTAAAGATAAATGA
- the LOC123198181 gene encoding PI-PLC X domain-containing protein At5g67130-like isoform X1: MGASQNFLSVLVSVFFSVAAACSNGQCRLLDTCLSDGDCADGLYCFSCPLGFSGSRCVRSSVTDPFKLLNNSLPLNKYAFLTTHNAFAIDGEPSHTGVPRLTVTNQEDTVTHQLNNGVRALMLDTYDFNGDVWLCHSFGGKCHDYTAFEPAIDTLREIEAFMAANPGEIVTLILEDYVQAPKGLTNVFKASGLMKYWFPVSKMPKKGEDWPLVRDMVANNQRLLVFTSDKSKEQSEGIAYQWNYMVENHYGNGGMKAGSCPNRAESSALNDKTKSLVLVNYFMTVPVKQTICVTNSGNLLSMLHTCHGAAGNRWANFVAVDYYKRSEGGGAVQATDTLNGKLLCGCDDIHACVQGSASKTCPSS, encoded by the exons ATGGGTGCCTCTCAAAACTTTCTTTCCGTTCTGGTTTCAGTCTTTTTCAGTGTTGCTGCAGCTTGCTCTAATGGACAGTGCAGG CTGCTGGATACATGCTTATCGGATGGAGATTGTGCGGATGGACTCTACTGCTTCTCTTGTCCGCTTGGATTTTCCGGCTCAAGATGTGTGAGATCAAGCGTTACAGACCCCTTCAAGCTCCTG AATAATTCTCTTCCTCTTAATAAGTATGCGTTCTTGACTACCCACAATGCTTTCGCCATTGATGGAGAGCCATCGCACACAGGAGTTCCTCGACTCACTGTGACAAATCAAGAGGATACTGTCACACACCAACTGAAT AATGGAGTTCGAGCCCTTATGTTAGACACATACGATTTCAATGGCGACGTTTGGCTGTGTCACTCTTTTGGAGGAAAATGCCATGACTATACTGCATTT GAACCAGCAATAGACACATTAAGGGAGATTGAAGCATTCATGGCAGCCAACCCTGGAGAAATTGTAACATTGATCCTGGAAGATTATGTTCAAGCTCCAAAAGGACTAACAAATGTCTTCAAGGCTTCTGGGTTGATGAAGTACTGGTTTCCAGTAtccaaaatgcccaaaaaagGCGAAGACTGGCCTCTAGTTAGAGACATGGTTGCCAATAACCAGAGATTACTTGTATTCACTTCAGATAAATCTAAAGAACAAAGCGAAGGCATTGCTTACCAGTGGAACTACATGGTTGAAAACCACT ATGGAAATGGTGGAATGAAAGCTGGGAGTTGCCCTAACAGGGCAGAATCATCTGCACTTAATGACAAGACCAAATCTTTGGTATTGGTAAATTACTTCATGACTGTTCCGGTGAAGCAAACCATCTGTGTTACAAACTCAGGGAACCTTCTTAGCATGCTTCACACTTGTCATGGTGCTGCTGGAAACAGATGGGCCAATTTTGTAGCTGTTGATTACTACAAG AGAAGTGAAGGAGGAGGAGCAGTTCAGGCTACTGATACTCTAAACGGGAAGCTGTTATGTGGTTGTGATGATATCCATGCATGCGTG CAGGGATCAGCTTCAAAAACATGTCCTTCATCATAG
- the LOC123198181 gene encoding PI-PLC X domain-containing protein At5g67130-like isoform X2: MGASQNFLSVLVSVFFSVAAACSNGQCRLLDTCLSDGDCADGLYCFSCPLGFSGSRCVRSSVTDPFKLLNNSLPLNKYAFLTTHNAFAIDGEPSHTGVPRLTVTNQEDTVTHQLNNGVRALMLDTYDFNGDVWLCHSFGGKCHDYTAFEPAIDTLREIEAFMAANPGEIVTLILEDYVQAPKGLTNVFKASGLMKYWFPVSKMPKKGEDWPLVRDMVANNQRLLVFTSDKSKEQSEGIAYQWNYMVENHYGNGGMKAGSCPNRAESSALNDKTKSLVLVNYFMTVPVKQTICVTNSGNLLSMLHTCHGAAGNRWANFVAVDYYKRSEGGGAVQATDTLNGKLLCGCDDIHACVGSASKTCPSS, encoded by the exons ATGGGTGCCTCTCAAAACTTTCTTTCCGTTCTGGTTTCAGTCTTTTTCAGTGTTGCTGCAGCTTGCTCTAATGGACAGTGCAGG CTGCTGGATACATGCTTATCGGATGGAGATTGTGCGGATGGACTCTACTGCTTCTCTTGTCCGCTTGGATTTTCCGGCTCAAGATGTGTGAGATCAAGCGTTACAGACCCCTTCAAGCTCCTG AATAATTCTCTTCCTCTTAATAAGTATGCGTTCTTGACTACCCACAATGCTTTCGCCATTGATGGAGAGCCATCGCACACAGGAGTTCCTCGACTCACTGTGACAAATCAAGAGGATACTGTCACACACCAACTGAAT AATGGAGTTCGAGCCCTTATGTTAGACACATACGATTTCAATGGCGACGTTTGGCTGTGTCACTCTTTTGGAGGAAAATGCCATGACTATACTGCATTT GAACCAGCAATAGACACATTAAGGGAGATTGAAGCATTCATGGCAGCCAACCCTGGAGAAATTGTAACATTGATCCTGGAAGATTATGTTCAAGCTCCAAAAGGACTAACAAATGTCTTCAAGGCTTCTGGGTTGATGAAGTACTGGTTTCCAGTAtccaaaatgcccaaaaaagGCGAAGACTGGCCTCTAGTTAGAGACATGGTTGCCAATAACCAGAGATTACTTGTATTCACTTCAGATAAATCTAAAGAACAAAGCGAAGGCATTGCTTACCAGTGGAACTACATGGTTGAAAACCACT ATGGAAATGGTGGAATGAAAGCTGGGAGTTGCCCTAACAGGGCAGAATCATCTGCACTTAATGACAAGACCAAATCTTTGGTATTGGTAAATTACTTCATGACTGTTCCGGTGAAGCAAACCATCTGTGTTACAAACTCAGGGAACCTTCTTAGCATGCTTCACACTTGTCATGGTGCTGCTGGAAACAGATGGGCCAATTTTGTAGCTGTTGATTACTACAAG AGAAGTGAAGGAGGAGGAGCAGTTCAGGCTACTGATACTCTAAACGGGAAGCTGTTATGTGGTTGTGATGATATCCATGCATGCGTG GGATCAGCTTCAAAAACATGTCCTTCATCATAG